CCCGCCAACGGATCCCCGGCTTCTACGCCGATACCGCCAATCTGGTTCTGGTGGATTTAGATGACAACAGCAAGCAAGCGATCACCACGGACTGGGATCGCTCTGTGTCTAGCTGGACTTGGAATGAGGACAGTGATGGTTTTTATGCTGCCATTGATGATGCAGGCACCAGTCGGCTATATAAAATTAGCGTAAAAGGTAAGGTAAAAGCTATCACCCAAGCCACCAACTTCGGCAAACCGGCAATAAGTAATGACGGCACCTTAGTTGCTACCAATGACAGCTTTTTGTACCCCGCTCGCTTAGTGAAGGTCAATCCCCGTAACGGTAACACCACCCGTTTAGACACCTTTAACGATGACATCCTTAAAGATGTGGATATGGGCAGCTATGAGTCGGTGACCTATAAAGGCTACAACGGCGATGATATTCAGATGTGGGTGCACTACCCCCCAGGCTTTGATAAGCAAAAGAAATATCCGCTGATGATGCTGGTACACGGTGGGCCGCACAATGCCATCACCGACGGCTTCCACTACCGCTGGAACGCCCAAACCTTCGCGTCTTGGGGCTATGTCACGGCTTGGCCTAATTTCCATGGTTCCAGTGGTTTTGGGCAAGCATTTGCCGATTCCATCAACCCGGACTGGAAGAACAAGTCACTGGAGGATGTGCTTAAAGCCACCGAGTGGTTTGCAGCCAAGCCCTGGATTGACTCAGATCGCATGGTAGCCGGTGGTGCCAGTTATGGCGGTTACTTAACATCCATCATTCTGGGCAGCCAGCATCCCTTCAAAGCCCTGCTGATCCACGCAGCTGTGTATAACATGTACTCACAGATGGCGGCAGACTTTGCAGTGCACGCCACCCGCTTTGGTCACTACTGGGAAAAGCCAGAAATTTATCAGGCCATTTCACCCCATTACTTTGCCGGAAACTTTAATACCCCGACATTGGTTATTCATGGGCAAAAGGATTACCGCGTCCCTGTGGGGCAGGGGTTTGAACTATTCCGCACCCTGCAAAGCCGAGGGGTGGAATCACGCATGATTTACTTCCCAGATGAAAACCACTGGATTATGAAACCCAATAACTCCATTTATTGGTATAACCAAGTAGAAGACTGGATGACAAAATTCGCCGCCCCAGGTGGGCGCTGAAATTAACTTAGGTCAACAACAGCCGGATGCAGTAAGCATCCGGCGTTATACACTCAGATCAACAGACTCCCCCTGCGACTTGGGGAAATAGATCTGGCTCGCAATCAAGGAAATGATCATGAAACCATTACTGCTCTGTCTGGCTACCCTGTGCGTCAGTGGCTCAGTGCTCGCCGCCCCGTTACAGTTTGGTACTGGTGCCGATGACAGCAAGCTTACCCCAATATCCCAAGTACTGGCCGATCCCATCCCCTTTTTAACTCAGCCTGTAACAGTAAAGGGCACCATTGTCGGAGTCTGTGAAAAGCGCGGCTGCTGGGTCAAACTGGCGTCGGATAAACGCTTCCAACAGCTGAGAATTAAAGTGAAAGATGGTGACATGGTATTTCCCCTCAGCACCAAAGGTCGTGATGCCCTGGCCACCGGCACACTTCAGCCACTGGAATATGATTTAGATACCACCCGGCGCATCTTGGCCAATAATGCCCAACAGCAAGGGGAAACATTTGACCCCGCCAGTGTGACAACTGCCATGACGGTATATCAGTTGGTACCAACCGGAGTCACCATCCTTGACTAACATGCGGATAAGCAAGAGAAACACACGCCGACGTCCTATCAACTGGTTCCGACTCACCCGCAGCTTACATCGGGACATCGGCTATTTCTGTATTGGCATGACGTGCGTGTTTGCGGTATCCGGTATTGCGGTTAATCATCTGGATGACTGGAATGCTAATTATGTAATATGACCTTGCTTACTGGCAGGTATTCTTGTCCCGCTGGGCTACATCTTGATCTGATATATCGCTATCTATGATGACGACAGAAATAGGATATTGAACTGTAAATGTCCCTTTCCCAACATGGTATCACTGTAGTTACTAACAAAGTTATCAACAGGAAGATAAAGCGACTTTTACCGCAAAAAACCTAAAACTTTATACTTAAAAATAAACACTTAGTCTGTTTTTATCCCCAAATACAAATCTGATAATTCTTCTTCAACCCAGCAAATTAAACATTTTATTAACATTTAACTTTTACTCTCTCACGACGGGATATAACAACACACAACCTGTGCATGAAATCACTTCTGAGTCGCACCTCCGCAACCAGGCTGTTATTTCATCCCGATAACCCAATACCAACCTGAAACTTTGTTCATCATCACAATAAAAATACGCAACAAAATAAGTTTAAGGGTATGAATATTAGTAACTTATTTAATTAACTTCGACACCATCCCCATGAGGGGCACATGCAGGCGTTTCTATCAATGACGCCGCGAAAAACCTTGATCGATGATAAAATTCAGAGAAATTTCTCCAGTCAATTGACGGCTATGAATCCATTGCGTCCCCGTCTTAATCACTGGCGACAGATATATCGACTATTGCACCACCCCGCATTACGTTATGTGCTTAATCTGCGCGCCAATATTGCATCTTTAAGTTTTATTACCTGTTCGCTACCCCTGTTTCTGATGGGGCAAGTCACTACAGGTATTGCCCTGTCACTGGGCAGTATTGCCTGTGGCTTAGCCGATACCGCCAGCGTCAGCCGCCACCGGGTGATTGACTTCGTTATCACTCTGGGGCTGTTTTTCCTCAACAGCTTGGCGGTAGTGCTGCTGTTTAGTCATACTGCGGCTTTCGTGGCCTATATTGGACTGAGCAGCTTTTTCCTCTTTATGCTGGCACTGTATTCTCCTCGGCTTGGTGGCATCGGTTTTGCCACCATTTTGTTGGGGATCTACACCATGATCCTGCACAGCCCCACCCTGTCTATCTGGCATTTACCACTGGCATTGTCGATTGGCGCTATCTGGTACGGTTTGTGGCAATGGCTGGCAAATCGTACCTTACCTGGCCAGGAAGACCGGGATCTGCTGTATGAAATTTTCCAGTCCCTTGGACGTAAACTGCAATCCCATGCCTGGCCGTTGACCCACAGTGGCGACTACAACACCTTTGTGGAAACCGCACGGCTGCGGGCAGTTTATAGCGCTAAATTTAATGCATTGCAGAACCGGGTTAACCAACAGCTATCCGCCGGGGAAAACCGCCCTGAGCTGGGGCGGCTTCTCAGTGCGATGAAAGCAGCTGACAGCGTATCTGAACAAACCCGGCTGATGCACTTTACCCCCAGCCCGGCATTTCAAATCGCCCACAGTGACTGGCTCGAAAAAATTGATCGCCTGACCCGAGAGATGGCTGAAAGTCTTCGGAGCATCAAACCTGGCAATAGTGGGTTTACCCTGCCAGACATCGACTTTACTGCGCTGCGTCAAGCACCGGAAGATGACAGCTTTCGCCGCGAGAGCCTGCTGGCACTTGGCTTTATTGATAAGCTGGAATTGATTTATATCGCGCTGGCGGAGCTGAAAACTGACTCAGTGCATATCTGTCGGCCCCATCCAGCGACAGATAGTGGTGCTCATCATTGCCATTTTTCCTGGCGAACACCCGCAATGCTGTGGCAGCGCTTTATCAGTCAGATGACGCTGGATTCCAGTTATTTTCGTCATGCTTTACGGGGGGCATTATGTCTGACCGTCGGGCTGATTATTGTGCGCTGGTATGATTTGGAATTTGGCTTCTGGACCCTGATGACCAGCCTACTGGTGCTACGCCCAAACCTGTCAATGACTTGGTCGCGACTGTTACACCGACTGGGCGGTACCCTTTCAGGGCTGGCCGTGGTAGCACTAATGCTGCACTGGCAGGTACATAGCCTGACATTACTGCTGGTGTTCTGTCTTGCTGCAATTGTGTTTTTCCATACCTCCGCCCGCCAGTATGGCATTAGCGTTTTTTGTGTGACCCTGTTTGTATTTTCCGGTTTTGCCCTCAATGGTCAGGGAAATATTATCTTGCTGCCACGACTGGAAAATACCCTACTGGGAGTCGCGCTACCGATTATCTTTGTGTTTTTTATCGCCCCGGGCTGGCAAAAACATGCCTTCCCCAGCCAACTACTCAACACAGTGAATGGTTATCTGGGATATCTGACAACACTAAAACAGCAACTGCAATCTGGTAGTCAGGCTGACGCGGCGTTACTAGAAGAAAATTTCCGGCTCTGTGTGCGTAACGATACCAACCTGTTTGATCACTGGCTGGGTTATCTGGCGGAACCCAGACCCCGTAACAAAACCTCAGAAGCCATTGTACTGTGCTGCCGCAGCTCCAATATTATGCTGCGTTTACTCACCCGGCTGCACCATGGTCCCAGAGATAACAGCATGGCATTACAACAGGCTCTGGATTTGACCATCAGTGATTTTACGCACCTGCTTGAAGGGTTGCAGCGTAGTCATACTTCACCACACTTCTTTGATTATCTGAGTGATCATCAGGCAGAAATTACCCCTAAGCTAAAAGAGTTGGAACATCAAAGCGGTCAATTAACTATGATTGATATCCTGCATTATCTGCGTCAGGAAGTCGAAATCCTTGGCCGCTGATGCTAGATGCTAGATGCTAGATGCTAGATGCTAGATGCTAGATGCTAGATGCTAGATGCTAGCCAAGTAGATAAAAAAATCCCCGCTACACAGGGGATTTTTTTATAGGGTCTGGCGATACTGTTTTGGCGTTAGCCCAAACATTTGTCGGAATCTGGCACTGAATCGCGCCTCAGACTGATAACCACAAGCCAAAGCAGTATCCAATGCCGAGTAATCCTGTTGTAACAGGGACAAGGCATGCATCATGCGGATCCGAGTTAACAATGGCCGAAACCCAGTTTGCTGCGCGGCCAACTTGCGTGTCATGGTGGCACGGCTCATATGAAAGGTGCGGCAGACTTGTTCTAATTGATAATCCCGTCCCGGCTCGGCAGCAAAATAGCGGCTAAGTTTATCCACCAATGACTCACGGTCAGCCGGAAACAAGCCTCCCAGTGCGCCATGGTGCCGCAATTGCGCATAAAAACCCTGCAGCAAATGTTGTTGCGCACTGTGACACAACGTGGGCATCTGATATAAGGTATCGAAATACCAACTCAGAGTCCCATCCACTGCCAATATTGGCGGGGCTGAGGCGATATCAGCATAGTCCCCTGCTGCCATTTCCGGGGGAGATAACAGCCCTAAAGTGCGGGAGGTAAATTGCCCGGCGCTGGGTTCATTACTGAAGGTTAAACTGGTGCCAGCTGGCACCAATAGCCAGTGGCTAGCAGTGAGGGTTAAGGTCTGCTCTTGCCACCACAATTGTTTTGCGCCTTTTTCTACCCAAATCAATGTTGGCATATGGATAAACACATTCCGTAGTGACTGGCGAGCACGGCCACTAAAGCGGCCGGGAAGAACCAATTTTTGACTCATAACACTCCTCAGCGCCACCGCATTTAAGCGCTTATTGCCCCTTGTTGGTATAAGTGGCTGTTAACTTAGCATGGGCTAAAGATTTTGCCCGCAGCATATAGCCCACTAACGCAGCAGAGGCATTATCCGGCAGTGCTAACTTAGCATCGGGCAATGCCCAGACGGTAAATTGATATCTGTGCATACCATCACCTGCAGGAGGGCACACGCCACCAAAACCCTGCCCGCCATAGTCATTGGTTAACTCATCAGCCCCTTTGATATGGCCGGATGCACCACGTTTTAGCGTGGTCGTTTTTACCGGAATATTCACTACCTGCCAATGCCACCAGCCACTGCCGGTCGGCGCATCTGGATCAAAAGCCGTCACCGCATAACTCTTGGTGCCCGCTGGTGCCCCCTGCCAACTCAACTGCGGAGAAAGGTTACCGCCACTACAACCAAACCCCTGATAAACAAAGGTGTCAGCCATCGGGCTGCCTTCCTGAATATCCCGACTGGTCAGTGTCATGGCGCTGGCTGTCAGAGGCAAAAGCCCCAGTAGTGCAATCAGTGTCATTTTTTTCATCATCAATTCCCCACATCCTATTCTCGTTACCCATGCTAAGCCCCGTAAGCATTTAATTGACTAAGCAATCACTATCTGGCCGGCGTCAGCGCGTGAAATAAGTGTATCCAAGCTTTTGGTGATAAACGGGCACAAAAAAGCTCATTTACCCAACCCAAGTCCAGATAAATGAGCTTTTGCGTAGCATCACTGTCAGTGCAAATCAGCACACTGTCTCAGGGTCAGTAATGCCCTTCATTAAATGCTTTTTCATACCGCACCACTTTTTTCAGATAATTGCGCGCTTCAGCTTTAGGGTGCTTCTGAGTCAACGCCCAATAGACTTGTTTGGGTTGCAGCGAATTTAAATCCCGCATCGCCCTTGCTCTATCATGGCTAAACGTCTCCAATACCCCTCCAGCACCGCCGTTATATGCCGAGATCATCGAATAACTCAGCACAGTGGCATTGCGAATATCCTTAAAATAACGGGTTTTAAGTATGTGGAAATAGGCCGCACCAGTATCAATGTTATTGGCTGGATTAAACAGATACCAACGGTTAGGGCGTCCCGGCTTGTGCTTAATCAGCTTAAAGACATCTGCCCCGGCCGTCTTAGGCACAATCTGCATCAGACCAAATGCACCAGCATCACTGACCGCATAAGGGTTAAAGCTGGACTCAGTTTTAATGATGGCATAAAGCAATGCTTCATCAATGCCATATCGACGGGAAGCTGCCTGAATTAAATGCGCATACTGATATTCCCGCTGCGCCAGATGATCTTTCACCATATCAAATTCAACATAATAAGCATTGCCGTGCTTCAGCGCTTTATGCTGGAGTTTATGGTCAATCAGATAATCAGCATAACGGTTAGCACGCCACTGCCACTCGATAAATTTACCATCATGATCCCGCACCTGCCCTAGCAGAAACGGTTTACCATCCAGTGGCACACTCTTATCGGTAAACAGCTCCACCTTAGAGGGATCAGACGGCAGTAATAAAGTTTCGATAATGGCTTTTTGCAGTCGAGCCTTGGGCTGATTCGGGTCTATGGTACTGACCCAGATTTTTCCCTTGTCAAAATCAATATGGGCCCGGGTACGGTAACCATCCAGATACTTCACATACTGGTGCTTGCTAGCCTCCATGTAGTTATCTGAACCCCACTCATGTTTAACTCGCTTGGAAAAATGCTTAATCAGCGCTTCAAACGCCTGATGTTCCGGAGGGGACTCAGGATGATACTGCTGGATGACTGGTTCAGATACGACCGGATGAAACACAGGTTTTGGGGCTACCGGAGGAATATACACAGGGGCATAAGCGTCAGGTTTTGGTTTCGGCTTAGGCGGAATATATGGCTCGTTATAAATGGTTTGATGACTAACCGGTGCAGGGGCCACACACTGGACTGGTCGCTGTACACAGGATGACAGTACTAACGCGGCTATCAGGGGAAACAAAAACTTCATGGGGAAGGACAGTCAACACCTTACTTGAGGGACACAGCTTATCAAAAGCGACCCCGGGAGTAACAAAGTGAAACCCGAGGCGGATTTCCCATTCTCAGCGTTGAAAATCCCTGCATCGCAAGTGAAATCACTGATGAGTAAATGAAATATCCATAATGTGTGAATCCGGTAGAAACAGTGCCGGACAAAGCGGGTCATCATACAATCTTTGTCTGCGGATTCATTATGAAACATGTCATTATCGGCTCAACGACCCAAGCGAAAATTGATGCCACCCGTGATGCCTTCGCCCAGCTGTACCCCCATGAACAATTTATCTATACCGCATTAAAAGTACCGACAGGAATACGTCCTCAGCCCATTACCCCGGAAGAAACCCTGACCGGGGCCTGTAATCGGGTGCACAATGCGCGGGTCAATCGCCCAGATGGGGATTTTTATGTCGGTATTGAGGCCGGACTGGATGGCGATCTCACCTTTGCGTGGTTAGTGGTTGAAGATCAACAAGGGCTACAAGGACGAGCAAAATCAGCCGGTTTCCCCTTGCCTCCCAGAGCCATGGCCAAATTAGCTCAAGGCGCTGAGCTAGGCAATTTACTCGATGAATTATTTCATAAACACAATGTGAAGCAGATGGGGGGCGCCATTGGAGAATTAACCGGTCATCGACTATCCCGGGCCAGCACTTACCGGGACGCCATGATGCTGGCCTTGATCCCGCTGAACCATCCAGATCTGTATCGCAGCTGATAAGGCTTTGCCTAGAGACTTGTTATGATTGCTGGCACACCTATGCCGAACAAAAGACAAAAACGCCGGCATAGGCCGGCGTAGCCAAACATTATTTCTCTATTGATTCACGGGCTTTACGGGCCGCATCTTCAGTCCACTGCAGTGCGCCTTTGGCCATATCTTTGGCACCACTCCAAGCACCCTTTCCTTCTTTATCCGCATGATCAGCCATAGAATCTTTGGCTTTATCCAACATATCTGCGCTGGCATCCTTACCTTCTTTCAACCACTCTTCCCCAGAAGACTTACCATTTTCCCAGGCTGTAACCGCGGTCTCCTTGATGGCCTCGCTGGCCTGATGCGCTTTTTCCTGAACATCCTGCCAAGACTGCGCCTGGGCTGACACACTGGCCAACACCAATAATCCCATCAAAAAAATCTTACTTTTCATTGCATAGTATCCTCAAATCCGACACATCATTTTAGCGATACCTGATACGCTTGTTCAGCTTAATTTATCTTTATGCACATTTATCCATGAAGACTTATTGGCGAAAAATTCCAATCACCTCACCGCTAGCTTGTTCAGCCACAGGTTTATCCACCTGTTGCTCGTGATAATCACATTCAGTGCAAGCTACTGTCTCTACGCCGTTATCCTGGTACAGATAAACACTGTCTAATGCTTGGCAGCCCGGGCAGCGGGCTCCAGCCACAAAACGTTTTTTATTTCTGCTCATACGCTCTTTTCCCTGTTACTGTCTGTCACCCAAAGCATTGGCGCGATCCTTTCCCATCTTATCAGGGATACGTTATTATGCCGCCCTGTTGATTACCCCATCCAGCCAAGACTGTAAAATTCATGATCACTATTAGCGATGCAGAACTGATCCGCGGCAGCAAAACCCTGCTGTCCGAGACTTCCCTGACTATTTATCCCGGCCATAAAGTCGGCCTGGTCGGTGCCAATGGCACCGGAAAATCATCCCTGCTTGCCCTGATCATGGGTGATATTGCCTTGGATAAAGGGGAAATCAAACTCCCCGCCGCTTGGGCAATTGCCTCCGTAGCGCAGCATACTCCAGCACTGGATACCCCGGCACTGGAATATGTGCTTGACGGTGACAGGGAGTTTCGTGAGCTTGAAGCGCAACTGGCCGAGGCGGAAAGCCGTAACGACGGTAACGCCATTGCCACACTGCACGGTAAGCTTGATGCCATCGGTGGCTACAGCATCCGTGCCCGTGCCGGCGCCCTGTTAGCCGGTCTGGGCTTTGCCCAAGAGCAACAAAATCAACCGGTCAGAAGTTTCTCCGGTGGCTGGCGCATGCGCCTGAACCTGGCTCAGGCACTGCTGTGCCGCTCCGATCTACTACTGCTCGATGAGCCAACCAACCACTTAGATCTGGACACCATGTACTGGCTGGAAGGCTGGATTAAATCCTATCAGGGCACCTTGGTGCTGATCAGTCACGACCGGGATTTTATCGACGGTATTGTTGATGAGATTGTCCACTTAGAACAACAGAAACTGAACCATTACAAAGGTAACTACAGCGCCTTTGAGCGTATTCGGGCCGAACGCATGGCGCAGCAACAGGTCGCCTATGAGCGGCAGCAAAAAGAACGCGCCCATATGCAGTCATTTGTTGACCGCTTCCGTGCGAAAGCCAGTAAGGCCAAACAGGCCCAGAGCCGACTGAAAGCACTGGAGCGCATGACTGAACTACTGCCAGCTAAAGCTGATTCTCAGTTCACCATGGCCTTTCGCCAGCCTGATGCTCTGCCCAACCCATTGATTAAGATGGAGCATGTTTCCGCGGGTTATGGTGATAAAGAAATTCTAAAAAAAGTGCAACTCAACCTAGTTCCGGGCGCTCGTATTGGTCTGCTGGGACGTAACGGGGCCGGTAAATCGACGCTGATCAAACTGCTAGCTGGAGAAATTCAGCCGATGACAGGCCTGTATGAACCCAACCCCGGGCTCAATATCGGTTACTTTGCTCAGCACCAAATTGATTTTCTGCGGATGGAAGACAGCCCACTGCAACATCTGGCACGGCTAGCCCCGGATGCCAGAGAGCAGGAGTTGCGGGACTTTCTGGGCTGCTTTGGTTTTAACGGCGATATGGCACTGGCCAAGGTCAAGCCTTTCTCTGGCGGTGAAAAAGCCCGGCTGGTACTGGCCCTGCTCGTCTGGCAAAAACCCAATCTGCTGTTGCTTGACGAACCAACCAACCACTTGGATCTGGAAATGCGTCACGCCCTGACCATGGCGATGCAAAGCTTTGAAGGTGCCATGGTGGTGGTCTCCCACGACCGACACCTACTGCGGTTATCCTGTGATGACTATTATCTGGTGGATAAGGGTGAAGTGCAGCCATTTAATGGCAACTTAGAAGATTACCACCAGTGGCTACTGGATGCGGCCAAAGCTGCTCGCACAGAACAGGAAGGCGATAAAACTGATACCGCCAAACCTCAGGTAGATAAAAAACTGCAAAAACGGCTGGAAGCTGAACTGCGGCAGAAATTGTCCCCCCTGAAAAAGCAGCAACAAAAGCAGGAAAAAGCACAGCAAGAATTCAATGACCGGCTGAGTGAAATTGAACAAATGCTGGCCGATGCCCCCATCTATGATGCAGAAAATAAAAGCAAACTGACAGAAATCTTGCAGGAACGGACAAAATTAAGCCAATCTCTTGAAGAAAGTGAGATGCAATGGCTTGAACTGCAGGAGTCGATCGATATGATGGAACAGGAAGCAGGTTTACTGCTGTAGTCGGCATTTAGCCGGTTGTTAACTCTTTCCTGAAAGGAGTCCGTGTGGATACTTTCGATCAACGTCTCTGGCAAACTTGTGAAGCTCAATATGCCAGGCACAAGGATCTCTGCCTTGAACTGCAAAATAAATATCAGATCAACGTGAACCTGCTACTACTAGCATGGTATCTGGATGGTCAGGATTCGGGACTGGAACCTGAGCAATGGCAGGGATTAACTGACACGATTCAAAGCTGGGAAGACAGACTATTGACCCCATACCGGCGTCTGCGCCAACTGGGGAAGCCCAACATGACTGAAGATGAGTATCAAAAGATGCTGGATGTGGAACTGACCCTGGAGCGTAAAGCCCAGCAGATGATTCTGCGACAATTAAACCAGCAGGAGATCCATCATCCTAGCCACAATCTGCGTAACTATCTGGCCCTGTTCAATCTGGATGAAAACAGTGTGGCTGAGCTAAGTGCTGATGCTAGCCTGTTAGCTTAGTTAAACTGTCCGCCAGCAATGTGGCATTGCGGGCGCACAGACCATAAATACTCAGCTGGGGGTTCGCCCCCAGACTGGTTGGAAACACTGAGCCGTCAAATACGGACAGATTATCCAGATAATGGCTGCGCCCGTGACTACTCACCATCGCTTGCTGGCGATCCTCCCCCATAGGGCAACCGCCCATCACATGAGCTGATGCCACCACAGTTTTCAGTGGGGCTAACCCCAACTGACTGATTTCCTGTTTTGCCTCACGCCATGAAGCATAATATCCGCCGCCCTCAGCAATCGGCAGCACCTGTCTGGCTCCGGCAGCAAATTGCAGTTCTGCCATTCGCAGCAGCGCATGTCTGGCCGCCTGCCAGAAGGCTTCTGTAAGCGGGTAATCCAGCACAATACGGCCATTGGGTTGTAATATCACACTGCCTCCCGGCGCATCGGCGCTAAATCCATCTCGCATCAGAGCAATGGTTACCTGCAGATGATTCATTTGCTGCATCAACGCCGCATGGCTGCGGCCATATCCCACAGTTTTAGACGCCAGTAATACGGGGTGTACCGGCGGCACTTCCAGCTTATAGCCCAACTCACCGCTGACGCCATCACGCCAGAGGAACTGATCTGAATATATGGATTGGGGCGCGCCACTGTGGGCATTAATATTATCATCAAATAAGGCGCCACTGAGCACTGACGGGTGTAAGAATGTTCTCCTGCCAAGAATGCCGTAAGGATCTGGTAACCAAGAACGCAACATCAGCGCCGGAGTATGGATAGCACCCCCGGCCAGA
This region of Shewanella sp. NFH-SH190041 genomic DNA includes:
- a CDS encoding ABC transporter ATP-binding protein, with the translated sequence MITISDAELIRGSKTLLSETSLTIYPGHKVGLVGANGTGKSSLLALIMGDIALDKGEIKLPAAWAIASVAQHTPALDTPALEYVLDGDREFRELEAQLAEAESRNDGNAIATLHGKLDAIGGYSIRARAGALLAGLGFAQEQQNQPVRSFSGGWRMRLNLAQALLCRSDLLLLDEPTNHLDLDTMYWLEGWIKSYQGTLVLISHDRDFIDGIVDEIVHLEQQKLNHYKGNYSAFERIRAERMAQQQVAYERQQKERAHMQSFVDRFRAKASKAKQAQSRLKALERMTELLPAKADSQFTMAFRQPDALPNPLIKMEHVSAGYGDKEILKKVQLNLVPGARIGLLGRNGAGKSTLIKLLAGEIQPMTGLYEPNPGLNIGYFAQHQIDFLRMEDSPLQHLARLAPDAREQELRDFLGCFGFNGDMALAKVKPFSGGEKARLVLALLVWQKPNLLLLDEPTNHLDLEMRHALTMAMQSFEGAMVVVSHDRHLLRLSCDDYYLVDKGEVQPFNGNLEDYHQWLLDAAKAARTEQEGDKTDTAKPQVDKKLQKRLEAELRQKLSPLKKQQQKQEKAQQEFNDRLSEIEQMLADAPIYDAENKSKLTEILQERTKLSQSLEESEMQWLELQESIDMMEQEAGLLL
- a CDS encoding TIGR02444 family protein, with translation MDTFDQRLWQTCEAQYARHKDLCLELQNKYQINVNLLLLAWYLDGQDSGLEPEQWQGLTDTIQSWEDRLLTPYRRLRQLGKPNMTEDEYQKMLDVELTLERKAQQMILRQLNQQEIHHPSHNLRNYLALFNLDENSVAELSADASLLA
- a CDS encoding GMC family oxidoreductase, with the translated sequence MSRIDPIEQGLKQGWHHIRGSQLQQDTVLEADVVIIGSGAGGGTAAEILSAAGLTVIMVEAGPLKSSRDFDMEERHAYPNLYQQAGALQTKDKAISIFQGRAVGGSTTINWTTSIRTPVQTLEYWRAEKSVQGISETSLQPWFEQMEQRLSIRPWTLAPNANNRVLAQGCETLGWDVTPIRRNVTSCWNTGYCGMGCPVDAKQSMLITTIPAMLSRGGTLLSQVKAVQIEHHRRTVYGIRAEALSDGLTPTGINVVLKARHYILAGGAIHTPALMLRSWLPDPYGILGRRTFLHPSVLSGALFDDNINAHSGAPQSIYSDQFLWRDGVSGELGYKLEVPPVHPVLLASKTVGYGRSHAALMQQMNHLQVTIALMRDGFSADAPGGSVILQPNGRIVLDYPLTEAFWQAARHALLRMAELQFAAGARQVLPIAEGGGYYASWREAKQEISQLGLAPLKTVVASAHVMGGCPMGEDRQQAMVSSHGRSHYLDNLSVFDGSVFPTSLGANPQLSIYGLCARNATLLADSLTKLTG